The Acropora muricata isolate sample 2 chromosome 5, ASM3666990v1, whole genome shotgun sequence genome includes a window with the following:
- the LOC136918258 gene encoding uncharacterized protein, translated as MAPFRWPEARHELALAKEVAQHSPEKPDEWDAVAKRLGKAFSTDSCSVELKGRGCREKMDRILTKYKEEDMKGLKRSGTEEEFTEIQQLCEDILVYRRDMIEIRKIEKESRMKKDQEDKRKGEEMRQAAVERLAS; from the exons ATGGCTCCATTTCGTTGGCCAGAAGCTCGACATGAGTTGGCACTTGCTAAGGAAGTAGCTCAGCACAGCCCCGAGAAACCAGATGAATGGGACGCCGTAGCTAAGAGACTCGGCAAAGCATTTTCAACGGATTCATGTTCTGTTGAGCTTAAGGGAAGAGGCTGCCGTGAAAAAATGGATCGGATTTTAACCAAATACAAAGAAGAAGACATGAAAGGTTTAAAGAG ATCTGGCACAGAGGAAGAATTCACCGAGATACAACAGTTATGTGAGGATATCTTAGTATATAGAAGAGATATGATAGAGATACGAAAGATAGAAAAGGAATCAAGAATGAAGAAGGACCAGGAAGATAAAAGGAAAGGGGAGGAGATGCGACAGGCAGCAGTGGAAAGACTAGCAAGTTAA
- the LOC136917344 gene encoding zinc finger MYM-type protein 1-like — MVLCFTCVKAIQNNMLSESHKEAVARVITAPATTTGDVGELLSEKQAKEKAINRKILLTILSNVRFLACQALPLRGNWDTDSASEINSNFYQLLKLRSEENPEISEWLSRRTEKYTSPMVQNEMLEVLALGVLREISENIQNAKFFTIMADETADVSIKEQLVVCIRWVDDKFVIHEDFIGMWPLPRTTADQIVETLREALQQMNLDIQNARGQCYDGAATMAGEKTGVATQIKSVNGKCLYTHCYGHALNLAVADAIKSVKCMSDALDTVREIGKTQK, encoded by the exons ATGGTGTTATGTTTCACTTGTGTAAAAGCCATCCAAAATAATATGCTTTCTGAATCTCATAAGGAAGCAGTAGCCAGAGTCATTACAGCCCCAGCTACAACCACCGGGGATGTCGGAGAGTTGTTGTCTGAGAAGCAGGcaaaggaaaaggcaataaacagaaaAATCCTACTCACGATTCTTTCCAACGTCCGTTTTTTAGCTTGTCAGGCCCTGCCACTACGGGGAAATTGGGACACTGACAGTGCGAGTGAGATTAACTCAAACTTTTATCAACTACTGAAACTGCGATCTGAAGAAAACCCAGAAATAAGTGAGTGGCTTAGTCGTAGAACTGAGAAATACACATCCCCTATGGTTCAGAATGAGATGCTCGAAGTTCTTGCTCTAGGTGTGCTGCGGGAAATATCAGAAAACATTCAGAATGCTAAGTTTTTTACGATAATGGCAGATGAGACAGCTGATGTGTCTATCAAGGAGCAACTTGTTGTATGCATTCGTTGGGTTGACGACAAGTTTGTAATTCATGAAGACTTTATTGGAATGTGGCCCTTGCCCAGAACCACTGCTGATCAGATCGTAGAAACACTGAGAGAGGCCCTGCAACAAATGAATCTCGATATTCAGAATGCTCGTGGTCAGTGCTATGATGGTGCTGCAACAATGGCAGGGGAGAAAACTGGTGTGGCAACGCAGATTAAATCCGTCAATGGAAAGTGCCTGTATACACACTGTTATGGCCATGCCTTGAACTTGGCCGTTGCTGATGCCATAAAATCAGTGAAATGTATGAGTGATGCACTTGACACTGTCAGAGAAATTGGAAA GACACAGAAATGA